A genomic region of Oscillatoria sp. FACHB-1407 contains the following coding sequences:
- the glnT gene encoding type III glutamate--ammonia ligase has translation MADYLTPELQALKNSLEEQGVKYALASFVDIHGMCKAKAVPLSHLSQMVAGSELFTGAALDGVPQDVSDEEVSARPDLSSVMVLPWNSKFAWFASDLYLKGEPFEACCRSILKKVLAQAAEMGYTFNLGIETEFYILKETANGFAPISDLDTLAKPCYDLPALLDNYVWITEIVEAMNQLGWDVYSFDHEDGNGQFETDFAYCDALKMADRLTFFRLMVKEIAKKHGYFATFMPKPFPNRTGSGAHYNMSLAHVKTGENLFADPNDPRKCGLSKLGYQFIAGVLKHAPAICALIAPTVNSYKRLVKQGNMSGFTWAPVYICYGNNNRTNMLRIPLGGGRVECRAADISTNLYLGAAMILAAGLEGIREELDPGEPHTENMYNYSLIELSQKGINFLPRTLGDAINAFAADPLSEAVMGPLMYETYVRFKSQEWQEYHNHISDWEIQRYLKFF, from the coding sequence ATGGCTGACTACCTCACCCCAGAACTGCAAGCCCTCAAAAACTCCCTGGAAGAGCAGGGCGTAAAGTATGCCCTCGCCAGCTTTGTCGATATTCACGGCATGTGCAAAGCCAAGGCGGTGCCACTCTCTCATTTATCGCAAATGGTAGCAGGGTCAGAGCTATTCACCGGGGCAGCACTGGATGGGGTGCCGCAGGATGTCAGCGATGAGGAAGTCTCTGCCCGTCCCGATTTGTCTTCCGTGATGGTGTTGCCGTGGAACTCGAAATTTGCCTGGTTTGCCAGTGACCTCTATCTCAAAGGCGAACCCTTTGAAGCCTGTTGCCGCAGCATCCTCAAGAAAGTGTTGGCGCAAGCCGCTGAGATGGGTTACACCTTCAACCTGGGCATCGAAACCGAGTTTTACATTCTCAAAGAAACTGCGAATGGCTTTGCCCCCATCAGCGATCTGGATACATTGGCGAAACCCTGTTATGACCTGCCTGCCTTGCTCGATAACTATGTCTGGATCACCGAAATCGTCGAGGCGATGAACCAGTTGGGTTGGGATGTCTACTCGTTTGATCACGAAGATGGCAACGGTCAATTTGAAACTGACTTTGCTTACTGTGATGCGCTCAAAATGGCCGATCGCCTCACGTTCTTCCGTCTGATGGTCAAAGAGATCGCTAAGAAACATGGCTATTTCGCCACCTTCATGCCTAAACCATTCCCGAACCGCACAGGTAGCGGTGCTCACTACAATATGTCGCTGGCTCACGTCAAAACAGGAGAAAACCTGTTTGCTGACCCCAACGACCCCCGCAAATGTGGCTTGTCGAAGCTGGGCTATCAATTCATCGCTGGCGTCTTAAAACATGCCCCTGCGATCTGCGCCCTGATCGCCCCTACGGTCAACAGTTACAAGCGGTTGGTCAAGCAGGGCAATATGTCTGGTTTTACCTGGGCACCTGTTTATATTTGTTACGGCAACAACAACCGCACCAATATGTTGCGGATTCCCTTAGGGGGTGGGCGTGTGGAGTGCCGTGCGGCGGACATCTCAACGAACCTGTATTTGGGAGCGGCGATGATTTTGGCGGCGGGGCTAGAGGGCATTCGGGAAGAACTCGACCCCGGTGAGCCTCATACCGAAAATATGTATAACTATTCGCTGATTGAACTCTCACAAAAAGGTATTAATTTCTTACCTCGGACGTTGGGAGATGCCATTAATGCCTTTGCTGCCGATCCCCTCAGTGAGGCAGTCATGGGTCCGTTAATGTACGAAACCTATGTCCGGTTCAAATCTCAGGAATGGCAGGAATATCACAATCACATTTCTGATTGGGAGATTCAGCGATACCTCAAGTTCTTCTAA
- a CDS encoding aromatic ring-hydroxylating oxygenase subunit alpha, producing MNLQTQQETGSRLAWLRSWQPRSLHCDAMSLPAEMYFSPDIYRLEQQHVFGKHWYYVGHISQLEEAGSYFTVDIAGQPLIILKNRVGELRAFFNICTHRAGPLALGSGKCNHLTCLYHAWSFDLDGNLRGIPDMEAAENFDTADYGLAPVQIDTWGPFIFVNPDLNAPPLAVQLGDLPDLFQRYQLDTWRRVHTIDYWVDANWKLYVENNAEYYHEPIVHPCLLRYYKHNTAEARHYHYLQYTPVLTEDDRWFLADPGYYIPGLTPEEMERIAVMSFFPNFAWILSPGHAIIYLIDPQGPTRTRIRWEWLVPNTAIATAEENVQPLVEFGDKIQKEDLLLLPEIQKRVQAIGYKPGRLSPTKEMGTHLFQEFIMKAIQRGEGKG from the coding sequence TGGTTACGCTCGTGGCAACCGCGATCGCTCCATTGCGATGCGATGTCTCTCCCTGCTGAGATGTATTTTTCCCCCGATATCTATCGGCTTGAGCAACAGCATGTTTTTGGTAAGCATTGGTATTACGTTGGGCACATCAGTCAGTTAGAAGAAGCGGGTTCCTACTTCACCGTTGATATTGCTGGACAACCCCTGATCATTCTGAAGAACCGAGTCGGGGAACTGCGGGCTTTTTTTAATATCTGCACCCACCGTGCTGGACCACTCGCATTGGGAAGCGGCAAATGCAACCACCTCACCTGCCTCTATCACGCCTGGAGCTTTGATCTCGATGGCAACCTGCGTGGCATCCCCGATATGGAGGCAGCGGAAAACTTTGATACCGCTGACTATGGGTTGGCTCCGGTTCAGATCGACACCTGGGGACCGTTTATCTTTGTTAACCCCGACCTGAACGCTCCACCTCTGGCGGTTCAACTGGGCGACCTGCCCGACCTATTTCAACGCTATCAACTCGATACCTGGAGGCGGGTTCACACGATCGACTACTGGGTCGATGCCAACTGGAAACTCTACGTTGAAAACAACGCTGAGTATTACCACGAGCCGATCGTTCATCCCTGTTTGTTGCGCTACTACAAGCACAATACCGCTGAGGCACGCCATTACCACTATTTGCAATACACCCCCGTTTTGACTGAGGACGATCGCTGGTTTTTGGCAGACCCCGGTTACTACATCCCCGGACTTACCCCCGAAGAGATGGAGCGAATTGCAGTGATGAGCTTCTTCCCTAACTTTGCCTGGATTCTCTCACCGGGTCACGCCATCATTTATCTGATCGATCCGCAAGGACCAACGAGAACTCGCATTCGATGGGAGTGGTTGGTGCCCAATACCGCGATCGCCACCGCTGAGGAAAACGTGCAACCCTTAGTCGAATTTGGCGACAAGATTCAAAAAGAAGATTTGCTGCTGTTGCCCGAAATTCAAAAACGAGTGCAGGCGATCGGCTACAAACCGGGACGTTTGTCCCCAACCAAGGAAATGGGAACCCATCTGTTTCAGGAGTTCATCATGAAGGCGATACAAAGAGGAGAGGGAAAAGGATAA
- a CDS encoding alpha/beta fold hydrolase has protein sequence MTTEYEVYELGDVQLQSGEILPDAKLAYVTYGVLNPQKDNVIIFPTHYGGTHRSNAALIGSGRALDPDRYFIIIPNLFGNGLSSSPSHFADPTTFSGVTLYDNIQCQFRLITEQFGIERIRLVLGWSMGAQQTYHWAALYPDRVECILPYCGSAKTSVHNGVFLEGIKAALTADATWQKGRYTEPPVAGLKAFGRVYAGWAYSQTFYREGLYRKLGFETVEALLQWWEDDHLTWDANNLLAMIWSWQHADISDNPLYQGDFVRALRSLQARAIVMPSETDLYFPPEDSAIEVSHMPNAELRVIPSVWGHAAGGPGYNAADTALIEAAIAELLA, from the coding sequence ATGACCACTGAATATGAAGTGTATGAGTTAGGCGATGTTCAGTTGCAGTCGGGTGAGATTTTGCCAGATGCAAAGCTTGCCTATGTCACGTACGGTGTGTTGAATCCTCAAAAAGATAACGTGATTATCTTCCCGACCCACTATGGCGGCACTCATCGCAGCAACGCCGCTTTGATTGGCTCAGGACGTGCCCTCGACCCCGATCGCTACTTCATCATCATCCCCAATCTGTTTGGCAATGGGCTGTCCTCCTCGCCCAGCCATTTTGCAGACCCGACAACGTTTTCGGGAGTGACGTTGTATGACAACATTCAGTGTCAGTTTCGCTTAATCACTGAACAGTTTGGCATTGAGCGGATCAGGCTGGTGTTGGGTTGGTCGATGGGGGCACAGCAGACCTATCACTGGGCAGCCCTCTACCCCGATCGCGTTGAGTGCATTCTTCCTTACTGTGGCTCAGCCAAAACTTCCGTGCATAACGGCGTGTTTCTGGAAGGAATCAAAGCCGCTTTAACCGCCGATGCCACCTGGCAAAAGGGGCGGTATACGGAGCCACCTGTAGCCGGACTCAAAGCGTTTGGACGAGTTTATGCAGGTTGGGCGTATTCGCAAACATTTTATCGAGAGGGACTGTATCGCAAACTGGGATTTGAAACCGTTGAGGCACTGTTGCAATGGTGGGAAGACGACCATTTAACCTGGGATGCGAATAATTTGTTAGCGATGATCTGGAGTTGGCAACACGCCGACATCAGCGACAATCCTTTGTATCAGGGTGATTTTGTGCGGGCACTGCGATCGCTTCAAGCCAGGGCGATCGTCATGCCCAGTGAAACGGATTTGTACTTTCCACCAGAAGACAGTGCGATCGAAGTGTCACACATGCCAAACGCTGAGTTAAGAGTCATTCCATCTGTGTGGGGACATGCGGCGGGTGGACCGGGCTATAACGCAGCGGATACAGCTCTGATTGAGGCAGCGATCGCCGAGTTACTTGCCTGA
- a CDS encoding ABC transporter permease has product MTLSLAVPLLVWAAISSTGWVPAMFLPTPWAVLQAGITMFQEGLMTDVLSSCGRVAGGFLLSVMIGVPMGIAMGTFYSMDSLFAPIVGTVRYMPVMAFVPLIIIWVGLGEESKVLIVFLGVVLYNTMMVADAVKFIPNEMINVAYTLGASRWDVLFKVIVPATFPNVLDTVRVNIAGAWNYLVIAELVAAQYGLGFKIWQSQRFLQTEKVFFCIALIGIIGVLIDYGLKWISALLTPWADQTNH; this is encoded by the coding sequence ATGACGCTGTCATTGGCTGTGCCCCTGCTGGTGTGGGCGGCGATTAGCTCAACGGGATGGGTGCCAGCTATGTTTTTACCGACTCCGTGGGCGGTGTTGCAGGCGGGTATCACCATGTTCCAGGAAGGGCTAATGACGGATGTCTTATCCAGTTGTGGACGGGTGGCAGGTGGCTTTTTGCTGTCGGTGATGATTGGTGTGCCGATGGGAATTGCGATGGGCACGTTTTACAGCATGGATAGCCTGTTTGCACCGATCGTGGGAACGGTGCGCTATATGCCTGTGATGGCGTTTGTCCCTCTCATCATTATCTGGGTTGGTCTGGGTGAAGAGTCTAAGGTGTTGATCGTTTTTCTGGGAGTTGTTCTGTATAACACCATGATGGTTGCGGATGCGGTGAAGTTCATTCCCAATGAGATGATCAATGTAGCTTACACGCTGGGGGCCAGTCGATGGGATGTGTTGTTTAAGGTGATTGTACCTGCGACGTTTCCCAATGTGCTTGATACAGTCCGGGTCAATATCGCGGGAGCCTGGAACTACTTGGTAATTGCGGAGTTGGTAGCGGCGCAATATGGTCTGGGTTTTAAGATCTGGCAGTCTCAGCGGTTTTTGCAAACTGAAAAAGTGTTCTTTTGTATTGCTCTGATCGGCATTATTGGAGTGTTGATCGATTACGGGTTGAAGTGGATTTCGGCACTCCTGACTCCCTGGGCTGATCAGACCAATCACTAG